The sequence below is a genomic window from bacterium.
ATTATTTGTCTCAAGAGCAAAAGGTGGATTGTCTCCTGCTCGATGCCGAGCTCGGTTCCCATAAAGAGGAGCTGGGCCGGGTCTTGAGCAAGATCGATTGTCCGGTCCTGATCATCCCGAGCGTAGATCGATGACTTTAAATTTTTCGATCCAGGGGAGCAGGTAGTCGAGCAAATTGAAGTCGTGATTGATCAGGCAAATGTGGCCGTAGCCCTTCAGCGTCAACGCCGTGGCGCGGGGCATTCGGGCGGCCATGAATTCGGCCTCCCGCACCGAAGGCACCAAGCGATCGAGCTCGCCCGCCAACAAGAGAGTCGGAACCTCGATTTCCCCGAGCCGGCCCTGGATATCGTAGCTTTGGAGGATCTCCAGTCGCCGGACATAGCCGGCCTTGCCGACCCAGCGCATCCTTTGGTGAAATTCGGCTAGATCCTCGGGAAGAGCGTGGGGCGAGTGCAGCCGGGCTTCGGTGAAGCGGCGGACCAGCCCCATCGCTCCCCAAGGCAGCGCCTTGACCAGGAGGGGAGCCGCCTTGAGCCGCCACCGGTCGCGGATCTTCGGGAAGGAGTTGACGATCACTAGGCCATCCAACAGCTGGGGATGGGCCAGCGCGAAGCTCAAGCTGAGGGC
It includes:
- a CDS encoding alpha/beta hydrolase; translated protein: MKPAPYLPEVNGTPLPYQEIGEGPTLVFVPGLDGTALLFYRQAPLLAQRFHVLTFPLPNDTASTMDSLVENLRSVVQKVIAHRNSKRVILCGESFGGALSLSFALAHPQLLDGLVIVNSFPKIRDRWRLKAAPLLVKALPWGAMGLVRRFTEARLHSPHALPEDLAEFHQRMRWVGKAGYVRRLEILQSYDIQGRLGEIEVPTLLLAGELDRLVPSVREAEFMAARMPRATALTLKGYGHICLINHDFNLLDYLLPWIEKFKVIDLRSG